A genomic segment from Microbulbifer elongatus encodes:
- a CDS encoding cupin-like domain-containing protein — protein sequence MFEKRVNDIEGASLDVLPLDALIEGDAPVVIRGFARHWPLVAAGLESPQAAMDYLLQFYNGSPLVAYIGPPEIEGQFGYNDSLTGLNFSAQRIVLNDFLQQVEKTLSQKEAPSLYIGSTTIDACLPGFRKTNDLLPQCEALTHFSPLASIWVGNRTVARAHFDTSLNIACSLVGERRFILFPPEQVANLYPGPLEPTPGGQVVSMVDFQSPDFARHPNFRAAMESALVADLSPGDVLFYPALWWHQVEARANFNVMVNYWWNQTPAFMDTPMNTLLHGMLSLRDRPEAEKQAWRALFDYYLFGDAEVPRAHLPQAAQGPLAALDNMTARRLRAKLLQKLNR from the coding sequence ATGTTTGAAAAACGCGTAAACGATATTGAGGGGGCGTCCCTCGATGTACTGCCGCTGGATGCACTGATTGAGGGGGATGCGCCGGTTGTGATCCGCGGTTTCGCCCGGCACTGGCCGCTGGTCGCAGCGGGGCTGGAGTCGCCCCAGGCAGCCATGGATTATCTGCTGCAGTTTTACAATGGTTCACCACTGGTCGCCTACATCGGCCCACCGGAAATCGAAGGGCAATTCGGCTACAACGACTCGCTGACAGGTCTCAACTTTTCCGCACAGCGGATTGTGTTGAACGATTTTCTGCAGCAGGTCGAAAAGACGCTTTCCCAGAAGGAAGCGCCCTCTCTGTATATCGGTTCCACAACCATCGATGCCTGTCTGCCGGGTTTTCGGAAAACCAACGACTTACTTCCGCAGTGTGAAGCGCTTACACACTTTTCTCCGCTTGCGAGCATCTGGGTCGGCAATCGCACCGTAGCGCGTGCGCATTTCGATACCTCGTTGAATATCGCATGTTCTCTGGTGGGAGAACGGCGGTTTATTCTGTTTCCGCCAGAGCAGGTTGCCAATCTTTACCCCGGGCCACTGGAACCGACCCCAGGGGGGCAGGTGGTGAGTATGGTGGATTTCCAGAGCCCCGACTTTGCCCGTCATCCGAATTTTCGTGCAGCAATGGAAAGCGCGCTGGTCGCGGATCTGTCACCGGGAGATGTGCTGTTTTATCCCGCTTTGTGGTGGCATCAGGTGGAGGCAAGGGCCAACTTCAACGTGATGGTGAACTACTGGTGGAACCAGACTCCTGCGTTTATGGATACGCCCATGAACACCCTGCTGCATGGCATGCTCAGCCTGCGGGACAGACCCGAAGCAGAAAAGCAGGCGTGGAGAGCACTGTTCGATTACTACCTGTTTGGTGATGCCGAAGTCCCGCGCGCCCATCTGCCGCAAGCGGCGCAAGGGCCGCTGGCGGCATTGGACAATATGACCGCGCGGCGTCTGCGTGCAAAACTGCTGCAGAAACTCAATCGCTGA
- a CDS encoding hotdog fold thioesterase: MAIWHSNPTVDEVNQSMGNCMPTYLGMKITEIGDDYIVGTMPVEDRTRQPFGILHGGASVALAETLGSMAANMVVDTSKHYCVGQEINANHLRPVPDGTVTAKASAVHIGRSSQVWEIRIHDPRGKLNCISRITMAVVPVPST, encoded by the coding sequence ATGGCCATCTGGCACAGCAATCCTACGGTCGACGAAGTAAACCAGAGCATGGGCAACTGCATGCCCACGTACCTGGGGATGAAGATTACCGAGATCGGGGACGATTATATTGTCGGCACTATGCCCGTCGAAGATCGCACCCGCCAGCCGTTCGGGATTCTCCACGGCGGTGCCAGTGTGGCGCTGGCGGAGACCCTGGGCTCCATGGCTGCCAATATGGTGGTGGATACCAGCAAGCATTACTGTGTGGGTCAGGAGATCAATGCCAACCACCTGCGCCCGGTACCGGATGGCACTGTGACGGCAAAAGCGAGCGCGGTTCACATTGGCCGCAGCAGCCAGGTGTGGGAAATTCGTATCCACGATCCCCGCGGCAAACTCAATTGTATTTCCCGCATCACCATG
- a CDS encoding DUF2799 domain-containing protein: MKLWKLLALLSIPTALALTSGCAVISENECQAGLWYERGIEDGARGRSQATVYQIAQKCHEYGVRTDTAAWMRGHEEGVEQYCTPENGFVVGRRGRDYEGVCTGPTADLFLANYERGLAVYQAEQQYAALANRYEDAEREVYRIERAMDDAESKEELRALRSQRRGLLREMRYLEAEMMRFGGFGAFNPLLFY, translated from the coding sequence ATGAAACTCTGGAAATTACTCGCACTTCTCTCAATCCCCACAGCCCTGGCCCTAACCAGCGGCTGCGCGGTGATTTCCGAAAACGAATGCCAGGCCGGCCTCTGGTACGAGCGGGGTATCGAAGATGGCGCACGCGGCCGCAGCCAGGCCACGGTCTACCAGATCGCGCAGAAGTGTCACGAATACGGTGTGCGTACCGATACCGCCGCCTGGATGCGCGGTCATGAAGAGGGGGTTGAACAGTATTGCACCCCGGAAAATGGTTTTGTGGTCGGGCGCCGCGGACGCGACTATGAAGGCGTCTGCACCGGCCCCACCGCCGACCTGTTCCTCGCCAATTACGAGCGCGGCCTTGCGGTTTACCAGGCCGAGCAGCAGTACGCGGCCCTGGCCAATCGCTATGAAGATGCGGAGCGCGAGGTGTATCGGATAGAGCGCGCCATGGACGATGCGGAAAGCAAGGAAGAGCTGCGTGCATTGCGCAGCCAGCGGCGCGGCCTGCTGCGGGAAATGCGCTACCTGGAAGCTGAGATGATGCGCTTTGGTGGTTTTGGTGCTTTTAACCCGCTGTTGTTTTATTGA
- a CDS encoding tryptophan halogenase family protein — MQNNRIKKVVIAGGGTAGWLTAAALSRQLGGLIDIELVESDAIGTVGVGESTIPTICSFHALLGIDEAEFMRETQATFKLGIEFENWGRDGDRYVHGFGQLGKGNWMGEFHQFWLHAQSLGFGGDIGDYCLETQALNARKFATSEKPSLNYAYHLDATRYARYLRRRCEARDGARGVVRTEGKIRQVVTNRENGWIDSLVLENGAVVRGDLFIDCTGFRALLMGETLGCGFEDWNHWLPTDSAFAVQSELVGEARPNTRAIARSAGWRWQIPLQSRMGNGMVFCSDYQSDDAARAQFLAEIDGAPLFDPRLIRYRAGRRHKAWDKNCIALGLSSGFVEPLESTSIHLIMIGITRLMQLFPFDGITPGLRSRFNTLSRDELEKVRDFVVLHYKATQREDSEFWRYCKHMPVPDSLAERMDLFRESAQVHRTADELFRSDSWVQVMLGQHLQPQSYHPMGRLMSEAQLRQALQHLQGNINAAVARLPGHQQFIDHYCRAASPEGA, encoded by the coding sequence ATGCAAAACAACCGCATTAAAAAAGTCGTCATCGCCGGAGGTGGCACCGCCGGCTGGCTCACCGCTGCCGCGCTTTCCAGACAGCTGGGTGGGTTGATCGACATTGAGCTGGTGGAGTCCGACGCGATTGGCACCGTGGGGGTGGGGGAGTCCACCATCCCGACCATCTGCTCCTTTCACGCATTACTGGGGATCGACGAAGCGGAGTTTATGCGCGAAACCCAGGCCACCTTCAAACTGGGGATCGAGTTCGAAAACTGGGGGCGAGACGGTGACCGCTATGTGCATGGTTTCGGCCAGCTGGGCAAGGGCAACTGGATGGGAGAGTTTCACCAGTTCTGGTTGCATGCACAAAGCCTGGGGTTTGGCGGCGACATTGGCGATTACTGCCTGGAAACCCAGGCCCTGAACGCCCGTAAGTTCGCCACATCGGAAAAGCCCTCGCTGAATTATGCTTACCACCTCGACGCCACCCGCTATGCCCGGTACCTGCGTCGCCGGTGTGAGGCGCGCGATGGGGCGCGGGGCGTGGTGCGCACCGAGGGTAAGATCCGGCAGGTGGTCACCAACCGTGAAAACGGGTGGATCGATTCCCTGGTGCTGGAAAATGGCGCGGTGGTGCGTGGAGATCTGTTTATTGACTGCACCGGCTTCCGTGCTCTGTTGATGGGGGAAACGCTGGGGTGTGGGTTTGAAGACTGGAATCACTGGCTGCCCACCGACAGCGCTTTTGCGGTGCAGTCGGAACTGGTGGGCGAGGCGCGGCCCAACACCCGGGCCATCGCGCGCAGCGCCGGCTGGCGCTGGCAGATTCCCCTGCAGTCGCGCATGGGCAACGGCATGGTGTTCTGCAGTGACTATCAGTCAGACGATGCGGCGCGCGCCCAGTTCCTGGCGGAGATCGATGGCGCGCCCCTGTTTGATCCGCGCCTGATTCGCTATCGCGCCGGGCGTCGGCACAAGGCCTGGGATAAAAACTGTATCGCCCTCGGCCTCTCCAGTGGTTTTGTGGAGCCCCTCGAGAGCACCAGTATCCATCTGATCATGATCGGCATCACCCGGTTGATGCAGCTGTTCCCCTTCGATGGCATCACCCCTGGTCTGCGCTCCCGATTCAATACGTTGTCCCGGGACGAGCTGGAAAAGGTGCGTGACTTCGTGGTGTTGCATTACAAGGCGACACAGCGGGAAGACAGTGAGTTCTGGCGCTACTGCAAGCATATGCCGGTGCCGGACTCCCTGGCAGAGCGCATGGACCTGTTCCGCGAGAGCGCGCAGGTGCACCGCACCGCAGATGAGCTGTTCCGCTCGGACAGCTGGGTACAGGTGATGCTCGGGCAGCACCTGCAACCGCAGAGCTACCACCCCATGGGCCGTCTGATGAGTGAAGCCCAGCTGCGCCAGGCGCTGCAGCACCTGCAGGGGAATATAAACGCCGCAGTGGCCCGACTGCCGGGCCATCAGCAGTTTATCGACCACTATTGCCGCGCAGCCTCGCCGGAGGGAGCCTAA
- a CDS encoding MBL fold metallo-hydrolase, which yields MALQFHSVPVTPFQQNCTLLWCDQSKRAAVVDPGGDVDNILAAVKERGLKLEKVLLTHGHLDHVGGTKPLSRDLQIPVEGPQQADQFWIEQIATQAQMFGFPPVETFTPDRWLNDGDTVTVADEVLEVVHCPGHTPGHVIFFHRDSNLALVGDVLFAGSIGRTDFPMSNHQDLIDSITKKLWPLGDAVKFIPGHGPMSTFGQERQTNPFVADKRFG from the coding sequence ATGGCTCTGCAATTTCACTCGGTTCCCGTCACGCCCTTCCAGCAAAACTGCACCCTACTGTGGTGCGACCAGAGCAAGCGCGCGGCCGTCGTAGACCCGGGTGGCGATGTCGACAACATCCTCGCCGCCGTGAAAGAACGCGGCCTGAAACTGGAGAAGGTCCTCCTCACCCACGGCCACCTCGACCACGTCGGCGGCACCAAACCCCTGTCCCGGGACCTCCAGATCCCCGTCGAAGGCCCCCAGCAGGCAGACCAGTTCTGGATCGAACAGATCGCCACCCAGGCCCAGATGTTCGGCTTCCCCCCGGTGGAAACCTTCACCCCCGACCGCTGGCTCAACGATGGCGACACCGTCACCGTCGCCGACGAAGTGCTCGAAGTGGTGCACTGCCCCGGCCACACCCCCGGCCACGTCATCTTCTTTCACCGGGACAGCAACCTGGCCCTGGTGGGCGACGTCCTGTTTGCCGGCTCCATCGGCCGCACCGACTTCCCCATGAGCAATCATCAGGACCTTATCGACTCCATCACCAAAAAACTCTGGCCCCTCGGCGACGCAGTAAAATTCATTCCCGGCCACGGCCCCATGTCCACCTTCGGCCAGGAGCGCCAGACCAACCCGTTTGTCGCCGACAAGCGTTTCGGTTGA